A region of the Oncorhynchus clarkii lewisi isolate Uvic-CL-2024 chromosome 4, UVic_Ocla_1.0, whole genome shotgun sequence genome:
ttatatgcaacgcaggacaagctagataaactagtaatatcatcaaccatgtgtagttaatcaCTAGTTATGTTAAGATGGATTttttaagataagtttaatgctagctagcaacttatcttggctccttgctgcactcacgtaacaggtagtcggcctgccacgcagtctcctcgtaaagtgcaatgtaatcggccataattggtgtccaaaaaaaatgcagattaccgattgttatgaaaacttgttATCGGCCCAAATAAATTGGCAATTCCAATTAATCGGCTGACCTCTAGTTCAGAGCTTTATTTTGCTGGTCAGAAAACAAAAAAATTGTGGTTTTGTTTAGAACCAAACGATTGGAAAATAATCTTTGTTCCAACCCCCGGTTGGCTGTGTGAAATTATATTACATTTCAATAACATTCgaaaaacaagaaaaacagcCACAGTCCTCTGTTGCATTGTAAGCTGGGAAACGTCAATGTCCCACTTTCTTTAAAACCACCGatttaatttgttttttttatatatatatatatatatatatatctatatatatatatattatatatacacacacacacacacatatacatatacatttcTTGCAttgtcgctctccctctctctctccctgtctttgtgGCACATTTGAGTTCATTCTCTTTTTTCTGTCGTCCAGTCTTTTCAGGGAAGCCAGGGACGTGCTTACCTCTTCAACTCTGTGTGAGTATCTTTACATGTCATCCAGTGTATTGGCCATATAGCCTACACAGTGTACCCATAACTAATGAGCAAAATAGTATCCCTTTTAGGTCCCTAAAACACAGTCCCACCTTAGTTACCGCTCAAGCCTCAGTACACTGCCATTATCATGCATCTGCCAGGTTCTCCTTATGCCACTTTAGTGTGTTTACTCTAGTCCTGTAAGCCATACAAGACAGTTCACTATCCTAAAAGTGAATGTCACGTTCTAGTTACCTTCTGTTTGCTGTagtttgaatacattttttaaactaggcaagtcagttaagaacacattcttatttacaatgatggcctaggaacagtgggttaactgccttgttcaggggcagaatgacagatttttaccttgccagctcggggattcaatctagcaacctttcggttactggccaaacgctctaaccactaggctacctgccgctccattTGGTAGTTAGCATGTCATTTCTCAGCTGGTGCATAGCAAACACCCTCCGATTTGGGGCTAAATATTAGGTTCTGGATAGCATTatcacatttcttgttttaaaaaaaatatatataaatatatatgcttATCTGGCTGGTCACCAGAAAATCTGATAGGCTtaggtcaaatcaaatttaatttttCAGGTCACAAAACAGACATTTGTGGCGGGGAACCATGTCGGTAATTAACCTGTGGTTCTTGTTCCTGGTGTTTTCAGGGTGAACGTGGGCTGTGGTCCTGCCGAGGAGAGGCTGCTACTCACCGGGCTCCACGCTGTGGCAGACATCTACTGTGAGAACTGCCATACCACACTGGGCTGGAAATACGtaaggacaaacacacacacacacatactatgcTACTTATCTATGTCTACACACTGTAAAATAACTCAAATAATATCCTCAATCCCCAATTCTCAAAAAATGTGGATGTCTTTTAAGCTTGTCTACTATGCACTCCAGCCTCTTATCCCCCCCTCCCACCATCTCTATCCCTACAGGAGCAGGCCTTTGAGTTGAGTCAGAAGTACAAGGAGGGGAAGTTCATCATTGAGCTGTCCCACATGATAAAGGACAACGGCTGGGACTGAGAGGTGAAGGGAGATGTTTTCATTGATGTTTCATCCCTCATCCATTGTTCTTCCTGGCCTGAATGTGTGTCCCCTCACCCTGCGTAAGGGCCATCGGCTCTGCCACTCCGTCACTTCATACAGCTTTGCCAAGAGTAGCATgtgatgtttatatatatatatatatatacatacatacacacagactataccaaacattaggaacaccttcctaatgaacagcctcaattagtctgggcatggactctacaaggtgtcgaaagcgttctacAGGAATGCTGACTCCAATGCGTCCCACAgttgtgaagttggctggatggcggaacattcttgatacacacaggaaactgttgagtgtgaaaaatccagcagcgttgcagttcttgacacaatctgatgcgcctggcatctactaccaaaccccattcaaaggcacttaaatatttagtcttgccaatacaccctctgaatggcacatatacacaatccatgtctcaattgcctcgAGGCTTAGAAGTCCTTCTTTAACGTGTCTCCTcgcctttatctacactgattgaagtcgattgaacaagtgacatcaataagggatcatagatttaatctggattcacctggtcagtctgtcatggaaagagcaggtgttcttaatgtttttgtatactgtgtttgtgtgagatatatacatacatacacacactcgtAGGTTTAATGAGTTTCATATAAAACCTACCCCATTTACGGGAGCACCTTTGTCAATATCCCAATGTTTAGTTTTATTGTGGTAGAGAATGAGCGagtacaggctgtgtgtgtgagcgcgaGCGAGAGTTTGTATACACTTGGGCATGTGTGAGTTGTGTGTTTAcgagtgtgtgtgttgcagtgcgACCACCTTAGCAACCTCACTAAATCTTACTCATGTAATCCGTGCGTCTGTGTGGGATTGCAGTTATCAAAAAAACGAAATTCTCTCATTAAGTGCATTTCACAGGGTTGAGACAAAGTGCCCTGAAAGCTGTTCCCTTTTTTGGAGTTTAGGTGAATGAGTGAAAAAGCAAGTTATACCTtgctttgtgtgcgtgtgtgttttttttttaaaacttcatACTTAATGTTTGATGGTGCAAGCAGAGTTGGAAAAAAAGTAATTATGTTTAGTGCTGCTCTGTCATGTTACTGTTGGAGTATGAAGTGCAATACTGTAGGGTGTGTCTGCGGGGTTAAagttcactttaaaatgtcatcaatataacatTGGTCATGTTTATCCTTTAAATGGCAATCAATGTATTCTGTTGTTAATGATGTCAAGGGCTGCAGCATTACAGTTTGTAAGTGTTTCTGTGCGATTGACCCATGTGAGTTTGAATACTGTGTGTAAATGTTTGGCGTATGGGTATTCTCTCTGTAAGCTGCCTGTGGGTATGCATTttatggtttgtgtgtgtttatacagCGTGTAAGAAGTGTGAGTGTAAGATTGTATGATCAGATACAGTACTTTCTAGACAGTTAGCAAATACTTTAGTTTGGGGGTAAAATCTATTGTTTCTGATGTAATTGGATATCCATTTTTACATTATTTCCATTTGAGATCAAGCTTGTAAATACAGCTTAACACTGAGCAGCATGTACATAAGCATTTATTTGATATTAGAGAGCAGTGTGTAATATCAAACAGGATTGATATATCTACAATTATGTAGCAGATGGTGACTATGTAAGCTTTTCATTGAAGTGTTTTATTTGAACCTGAACTTGCAACATTAAAGTATGTGGTAAATATACCTGCCTGTTGTttattacagtagctatgtttccatccaattggtgaaaGATTTAAGCGAATATTCCAAAATCTTGCATAAACCAAATCTTCACATTTTTCCACCAACTGGACCAGTTGCTAATAAAAAGCAGTGCGTTATGACGTAGTACATAATAAAAGGTACTTTTTCGCTTAAGTtgtcatgtaccgaataaaatcGAAAGTTCTCAATATATTTTCAACTCGCAATTTCAACTCTAGCAATAATTTTGTCACAGCTGTTGCATTAAGCCACTCCGGTCTTGTCACGTGCGCTCTAGACAACAGCTCGCACAGATAGTGCGGGTAAGGTTTGCCTACATTATAAGATTATAATGGATAAGAGCgacatatgtgtgtatatgtgtgtgtatatatatttatgttaaACATCACCCAATCCTCGATCATCATGTCATCAGAATAAATTCAAACACCACGCAATCACCGCACGGAACTAAAAACTGTCACTTTATCTTTGGAAGAGCGGGGATAGATTGCCTTGTAAAACCACGCAGTGCGCCTTGTCGGATTTTTGAGGATAGTTAGTGggtggtccaaatgattagccaagcaagggaggTTTGCAACGTTAGtccctcagccctcgtttttagtcggctttgcgagtgtacaattaattatgttcactccgggacctgaaactccccataattcaCTTCTCGacgattgtacatccgctaagaaaagtccGCGAAAACGTAAAAACAACATCAATAGACATACAAGTAAGTAAAAACGAATGCAAATAAGTTTAAATGTTGCTACGACGTAAAAagtaaatgtttttgttttgtcttttggaaattgtagaaataaaacattttccttcttcGGGAGTTCCAGCCAAGCAGGGTAACATTAGCAAATTGGTtcgctagctatcatacagtacgTGTAAATgaataattatatatttaatataagtatacatgcactcataattgactgtagtgcATATAAAGCTACCCGTGGCTGAAAATACAATCATCGCGGAATTAAAGAGTGACGTTTATTTCCGGCCAAAGGTGGAccatttaaaaatcattccttcctcccttaCCCTACAAGtgtatatgtaacagtatagcttccgtccctctcctcgcccctacctaaggctcgaaccagggaccctctgcacacatctacaactgcctcccacgaagcatcgttacccatcgctccacaaaagctacTTCAGGCTCAGAActagtgacgtcaccgattgaaacgctattagcgcgcacccggctaactagctagccgtttcacatcagttacaaatactcgtcagacgtcatggtacgtcaaatcaaattttatttgtcacataaagatggttagcagatgttaatgcgagtgcagcgaaatgcttgtgcttctagttccgacaatgcagtagtaaccaacgagtaatctaacctaacaattcacaacaactaccttatacacacacgtgtaaatggatgaagaatatgtacataaagatatgagtgatggtacatacggcataggcaagatgcagtagatggtatcgagcacagtatatacatatgagatgagtaatgtagggtatgtatcCACTTAATTTGTGGGCTGACGGGATAGTCTTTTAAGTGTTTGAACCGTCGTTATGGTAATGTTTATTCATATATGTTAATTGCACGCAATAAGCTACCGCACCCACAACGGAAGCACTGTCATGGCCTCGGATTCGAAGGTGTTAGAACAGACCAGGGGAGAACTACTGCGCCTCATTGAAGCCACAGAGGTTCTAGGGCGACCGCGGTACTGCAGAAAAAAGGATCCACCATTATAGTGAATGGAAAAATGTCAATCTTCATGTAAATAAAGATGTATTTCCTTGAACTGATTATTTTAAAATCGAACACAGGATATAAGGATAATTTAGTggctaatggcagcctgcagtactcCGGTCAGCCTTTtcaaaatatttgtatttatttaaccttaattgaactaggcaagtcagttcaaaattcttatttacaatgacagcctaccccggccgccctattggactcccgatcacagccggatgtgatccattctggaatcgaaccagggactgtagtgacgcctcttgcactgagatgtagtgccttagactgctgcgccactcaggagcccaaaaaTGTTGTTCCTCAATGAGAGGGTGCAGCACTGAGTTAGCCTGCAACGTCACTTGCTGGAGCAGCTCAGACTGTGCATGTCTCAATGAGATACCATCTTAATCTTAACCAATTTAATTTGGCTTCATTGCGCTATTGAGTCTTAGCACAAGAATGAATGGTGTCACATGATTGATGGCTTTGtccatttatatacagtaccagtcaaacgtttaaacacacctactcattccagcgtttttctttattttgactattttctacattgtagaataatagtgaagacgtcaacactatgaaataacacatatggaatcatgtagtaatcaaaaaagtgttaaacaaatcaaaatacattttaaatttgagattcttcagagtagacactttttgccttgatgagagctttgcactcttggcattctctcaaccaccttcatgaggtggaatgcatttcaatacctttcaatacctggaataccttcacctggaatgcatttcaattaacagctgtacCTTGTTAAtctcatttgtggaatttctttccttaatgcgtttgagccaatccgttgtgttgtgacatggtaggggtagAAAGGAAGACTctaagttacctctgctgcagaggataagttcattagagttaccagcctcaaaaattgcagcccaaaaataatgcttcacagagttcaagtaacagacacttctcaacatcaactgttcagaggagactgcatgaatcaggccttcatggtcaaattgctgcaaagaaaccactactaaaggataccattaagaataagagacttgcttgggccaagaaatacgagcaatggacattagaccggtggaaatctgtcctttg
Encoded here:
- the LOC139406862 gene encoding protein yippee-like 3, giving the protein MVKLTKAKTFQAYLDSCHRRYSCVHCRAHLANHDDLISKSFQGSQGRAYLFNSVVNVGCGPAEERLLLTGLHAVADIYCENCHTTLGWKYEQAFELSQKYKEGKFIIELSHMIKDNGWD